A single Haloglycomyces albus DSM 45210 DNA region contains:
- a CDS encoding DddA-like double-stranded DNA deaminase toxin translates to MGSLADLSGQINQGGHAADELVAQLESTRQEADEIANQLDALGSSDAQQVHQVSELLAQAISTVAAVKRDVEDAGGLVEGAQALNNGGAGTSSKEDSTPGPKWPKNHRVPGFHPNKPHRECIERIQRVGWPRNKDGDISARGVLYSPDGVQITGVLNAGRKGPAANDADLKDFWRQPEVTTTYHVEGHVAAYMRQRNVKRAVLYLNLPPCGSVSRDPYRCDVNLPKVLPRKSKLKIWVTREGGGSPEELVIEGTGEALK, encoded by the coding sequence ATGGGTTCGCTTGCTGACCTGTCAGGACAAATCAACCAAGGTGGTCACGCCGCTGATGAGCTAGTAGCTCAGTTGGAAAGCACGCGGCAGGAAGCCGACGAAATTGCGAATCAGCTCGACGCGCTTGGGTCGAGCGACGCACAGCAGGTTCACCAAGTAAGCGAATTGCTAGCCCAAGCCATTTCAACTGTGGCGGCGGTGAAGAGGGATGTGGAAGATGCAGGGGGATTGGTAGAGGGCGCTCAAGCCTTAAACAACGGTGGGGCGGGCACATCATCAAAAGAGGATTCGACACCTGGGCCGAAGTGGCCTAAGAATCACAGGGTTCCTGGCTTCCACCCGAATAAGCCGCACAGGGAGTGTATTGAACGAATCCAGCGTGTTGGGTGGCCGAGGAACAAGGATGGGGACATTTCAGCGCGAGGGGTTCTATATTCTCCTGATGGGGTCCAAATCACTGGAGTGTTGAATGCTGGTCGAAAGGGGCCAGCAGCTAACGACGCTGACCTGAAAGACTTCTGGAGACAGCCGGAAGTAACAACGACGTATCACGTTGAAGGTCATGTAGCTGCCTACATGCGGCAGCGAAACGTTAAGCGGGCGGTCCTTTACTTGAACCTGCCTCCATGTGGCAGTGTTAGCAGAGATCCTTACCGCTGCGACGTCAACCTTCCGAAAGTTCTACCGAGGAAAAGTAAGCTCAAGATATGGGTAACTCGTGAAGGTGGTGGATCGCCAGAGGAACTGGTGATTGAGGGGACAGGAGAAGCTTTGAAATGA
- a CDS encoding DUF397 domain-containing protein, whose amino-acid sequence MLNRKWRKSSRSAGNSNCVEVRLGEGPAEVEVKDSKLNESPVLSASAADWAAILGR is encoded by the coding sequence ATGCTAAATAGAAAGTGGAGGAAGTCAAGTCGCAGCGCGGGAAACAGCAATTGCGTCGAAGTGCGCCTTGGTGAAGGTCCGGCAGAAGTTGAGGTAAAGGATTCGAAGCTCAACGAGAGCCCAGTGTTGTCGGCATCAGCTGCCGACTGGGCGGCAATCCTTGGCCGGTAA
- a CDS encoding Scr1 family TA system antitoxin-like transcriptional regulator, producing MLYNHRDDGDLSTSKFEIRPLLRAASSYQSVLTYDPQFVVGFLQLEEYHFSPEMQDERYDDATYQDAWQMKASRYKEIVRRGNNIQVVAVLGEAAMISLSRMACRDLQLSRLKEAQSRGWDIRVVPIPHPYMFMGYEIFLPAEEDTAPPFVYSEPDGSTYKEHPDEVADKLDMFNRVSRLAKPLEEYLNAK from the coding sequence ATGCTTTATAACCATCGTGATGATGGAGACTTGTCAACGAGTAAATTTGAGATTCGCCCCTTGCTTCGGGCAGCGTCTAGCTATCAGTCAGTCCTGACATATGATCCACAATTTGTTGTTGGGTTCCTTCAGCTAGAGGAGTACCACTTCAGTCCGGAGATGCAGGACGAACGTTATGACGATGCCACGTATCAAGATGCGTGGCAGATGAAAGCCAGCCGATATAAGGAGATTGTGCGCCGGGGCAACAATATTCAGGTTGTAGCCGTGCTTGGCGAAGCTGCCATGATTTCTTTGAGCCGCATGGCGTGTCGTGATCTACAGTTGTCACGACTCAAAGAAGCGCAGTCACGGGGGTGGGATATTAGAGTTGTTCCCATACCCCACCCGTACATGTTTATGGGCTATGAGATCTTTCTTCCTGCGGAAGAGGACACGGCACCACCGTTCGTATACTCCGAGCCAGATGGGTCAACGTATAAAGAACACCCGGACGAGGTTGCGGACAAACTTGACATGTTTAATCGAGTATCCAGACTAGCTAAACCGTTGGAGGAGTACCTGAATGCTAAATAG
- a CDS encoding NAD-dependent epimerase/dehydratase family protein translates to MSYKNILVTGGAGYIGSHLIYTLAHRFPGASITSLDNYFLGRSTRHVPSPNVHYLRGHTKNLSKIWGVLQASSPDIIFHLGEYSRIPTAFDDEHLIWDYNTIGTHEILQFARKHGSKLMYSGSSSIFGNQGDDRRLNPYSASKAANCELIRNWGDWYGLEYVICYFHNVYGPRLLSTGRYAGVIGRFMEQYRRGLPLTVVAPGTQTRDFTHIDDTIAGIVDCATHGSGDDYLIGTGKEHSMHDVAQMFEAPYGLIPPQRGERAHGRADNRKVRSLGWKPRHDLPSFIHHFTTTVRKTRQIRKDLA, encoded by the coding sequence ATGTCTTACAAAAACATCCTGGTCACAGGCGGGGCGGGGTACATCGGGTCACATCTAATCTACACCTTGGCCCACCGTTTCCCTGGTGCGAGCATCACGAGTCTCGACAACTACTTCCTCGGCCGATCAACTCGGCATGTCCCGTCTCCCAATGTCCATTACCTACGGGGCCATACTAAGAACCTTTCCAAAATCTGGGGAGTTCTCCAAGCGTCGTCCCCCGATATTATCTTCCACTTGGGCGAGTACAGCCGTATTCCAACCGCGTTCGATGACGAGCACCTGATCTGGGATTACAACACCATTGGCACCCATGAAATTCTGCAATTCGCTAGGAAACATGGATCAAAGCTCATGTATTCCGGTTCATCGTCCATTTTTGGCAACCAGGGTGACGACCGCCGGCTCAATCCATATTCTGCGTCCAAAGCAGCCAACTGCGAGTTGATTCGAAACTGGGGCGATTGGTACGGCCTAGAATACGTTATCTGCTACTTCCACAACGTCTACGGGCCACGATTGCTGAGCACCGGTCGGTATGCAGGCGTGATCGGTCGTTTTATGGAACAGTATCGTCGGGGGTTGCCGTTGACCGTCGTTGCGCCGGGCACGCAGACCAGGGATTTCACACACATTGATGACACTATCGCCGGGATCGTCGACTGCGCCACGCATGGATCTGGAGACGACTATCTCATCGGGACAGGAAAAGAACACTCGATGCACGATGTAGCCCAAATGTTCGAAGCTCCGTACGGGCTCATCCCACCCCAACGGGGAGAAAGAGCCCATGGCCGCGCCGACAACCGCAAAGTCCGCAGTCTCGGCTGGAAACCCCGACACGACCTCCCATCATTCATTCACCACTTTACGACTACCGTGCGCAAAACACGACAGATACGAAAGGACCTCGCATGA
- a CDS encoding NUDIX hydrolase: protein MTTDYTNYPHPLHSVATVGIVWHNNQVLLIRRADNDLWEPPAGILEFEDDPETGVAREVKEETGIDVKPVALAGVHKEFYGHPMMPVTLIFKCGYIAGKPTTSPESSEVRWVPLDEAKSLVREAHMARIYDAVDYPSDGPAPHLRAHDGNKLLPKC, encoded by the coding sequence ATGACGACAGACTATACAAACTATCCACATCCGTTGCACAGTGTGGCGACTGTAGGGATCGTATGGCACAACAACCAAGTATTGCTCATCCGCCGTGCCGACAACGATCTATGGGAGCCTCCGGCCGGCATCTTGGAGTTTGAAGACGACCCCGAAACCGGTGTCGCCCGTGAGGTGAAGGAGGAAACCGGCATCGACGTCAAACCGGTAGCGCTCGCCGGAGTTCACAAGGAATTCTATGGGCATCCGATGATGCCGGTAACCCTGATTTTCAAATGTGGCTATATCGCAGGTAAACCCACGACCTCGCCAGAGTCAAGCGAGGTCCGTTGGGTTCCGCTGGACGAGGCAAAATCTCTGGTGAGAGAGGCGCATATGGCACGTATCTATGATGCGGTGGATTACCCGTCTGACGGACCTGCGCCGCATCTGCGTGCTCATGATGGGAACAAGCTCCTGCCGAAGTGTTGA